A region of the Ranitomeya variabilis isolate aRanVar5 chromosome 5, aRanVar5.hap1, whole genome shotgun sequence genome:
GTCTTTATTCCTAAAGCTATAAATAATGGGATTGATTAATGGTGTAAATACAGTATATAGTAAGGACATTATTTTATTAATTTCTGATGTTTGTTCATTTGTTGGGAGAATATACACACTGAACAGAGTCAAGTAAAATATGGAGACCACGGTGAGGTGGGAgctacaggtggagaaggctttgtGTCTACTGATATTGGATTGAATTTGTAAAACAGCTTGGACAATGTTACCATAAGATATAACAATTATTAGGATGGGAACAACCAGTAGTGGAAAACTTAATAAATATGTTTGTAGTTTGAAGGGAAATGTAtcagaacaggcaacatcctgtaagGGAACCAGGTCACAGAAGAAATGGTCAATGATATTTGGCCCACAGAACTTTAACCTTGATGCCGATAATGTGTCAATTAATGCAATAAAAAAACAGAGAAACCAAAACAAAATGACAAAATTTGCACATAACGAACTTGTCATGATAGAGACGTAATGAAGTGGATTACAGATGGCCACATATCTGTCAAAGGACATCACTGTGAGAAGAAGACATTCAAATGTTTCTACAGTGCAGAAGAAATACAACTGGGCCATGCAGCCAATTAAAGTAATGGTCGCTCCATTATTCAGTAGAATATAAAACATGTAGGGGGCAATGTCTGTGGGTAACAAGATGTCACTGATGGACAGTTGTGAGATGAAGAAGTACATTGGAGTGTGGAGGTTCTTGCTGGTGGACACCAGGGTGATGatcaggagattcccacatattgtCACGCAGTAAATCAGGAAGAGCAGAAAGAACAGGAAAATTCTACAATTCTGGCTGACTTGAAATCCTAAAAGAAAAAACTCATTGAGGGACGTAACATTGTTCTCCTGCATTCAAggcaaaaacaaaatccaaaattaATTTT
Encoded here:
- the LOC143774662 gene encoding olfactory receptor-like protein I9, whose product is MQENNVTSLNEFFLLGFQVSQNCRIFLFFLLFLIYCVTICGNLLIITLVSTSKNLHTPMYFFISQLSISDILLPTDIAPYMFYILLNNGATITLIGCMAQLYFFCTVETFECLLLTVMSFDRYVAICNPLHYVSIMTSSLCANFVILFWFLCFFIALIDTLSASRLKFCGPNIIDHFFCDLVPLQDVACSDTFPFKLQTYLLSFPLLVVPILIIVISYGNIVQAVLQIQSNISRHKAFSTCSSHLTVVSIFYLTLFSVYILPTNEQTSEINKIMSLLYTVFTPLINPIIYSFRNKDIKEAVQDTVQKYL